From a single Rodentibacter sp. JRC1 genomic region:
- a CDS encoding AAA family ATPase, whose protein sequence is MAKIDGFRIKNFRSLKDITLGKLWNQRSNIPLTPLTAVIGKNGVGKSTIFDAFGFLSDCLKFGVEEACDRNGRGGYQRLLSKGQEGPIEFEIYYKEDGNARPITYEVAFSIDSSGRPFVSRERLRQRRKGQSKGWPFSFLVLENGKGVVWSGEQAGKQIDDSVNFNVHDLIDSLDDSNEESKETEVVELSDKRRLGIATLGSLKQHPRISAFRQFIEGWYLSYFTPDAARSLPLAGPQQHLNIHGDNLGNVVQYMEREYSKKFQLILNKITQKIPGIEKISTEKTNDGRLLLKFNDRGFEDPFYAQQMSDGTLKIFAYMLLLEDPNPPPFLCIEEPENGLYHKLLESLTKEFREHANGKKGGSQVFITTHQPYLVDTLLPEELWILEKQTDGFSYIRRASDKVLIKELVGEGLPLGSLWYSEYLDE, encoded by the coding sequence ATGGCTAAAATTGATGGTTTCCGCATAAAAAACTTTAGATCATTAAAAGACATAACCTTAGGTAAATTGTGGAATCAAAGAAGTAATATTCCTTTAACTCCACTAACTGCCGTAATAGGAAAAAATGGTGTTGGGAAAAGTACTATTTTTGACGCTTTTGGATTCCTCTCGGATTGCCTAAAATTTGGAGTTGAAGAAGCGTGTGATAGAAATGGAAGAGGAGGATATCAACGTCTATTATCAAAAGGACAAGAGGGACCAATAGAATTTGAAATTTATTATAAAGAAGATGGAAATGCCCGTCCGATTACTTATGAAGTAGCTTTTAGTATTGACAGTTCTGGTCGTCCATTCGTGTCAAGAGAAAGGCTAAGACAAAGAAGAAAAGGACAAAGCAAAGGATGGCCTTTTTCTTTTCTTGTGCTAGAAAATGGTAAAGGGGTTGTTTGGTCTGGAGAACAAGCAGGAAAACAGATTGATGATTCGGTAAATTTCAATGTTCATGATTTGATTGATTCATTAGATGATAGCAACGAAGAATCTAAAGAAACAGAGGTTGTTGAATTAAGCGATAAAAGAAGACTTGGGATAGCAACTTTAGGCTCCTTAAAACAACACCCAAGAATTTCAGCTTTCCGTCAATTCATCGAGGGTTGGTACTTAAGCTATTTCACCCCAGATGCTGCCCGTAGCCTACCACTAGCTGGTCCACAACAACACTTAAATATTCATGGGGATAATCTTGGTAATGTAGTTCAATATATGGAACGAGAGTACTCTAAAAAATTTCAACTTATCTTAAATAAAATTACTCAAAAAATTCCTGGCATAGAAAAAATTTCAACTGAGAAAACTAATGATGGCCGCCTACTACTGAAATTTAATGACAGAGGGTTTGAGGATCCATTTTATGCTCAACAAATGTCTGATGGAACATTAAAAATATTTGCATATATGTTGTTATTAGAAGATCCTAATCCTCCACCTTTTTTATGTATTGAGGAACCAGAAAATGGTTTATATCACAAATTACTAGAATCTTTAACCAAGGAGTTTAGAGAACACGCAAATGGTAAAAAAGGAGGATCACAAGTATTTATAACAACCCATCAACCATATCTTGTAGATACATTACTTCCAGAGGAGCTATGGATTTTAGAAAAACAAACCGACGGATTTTCCTATATACGTAGAGCTAGCGATAAAGTTCTAATAAAAGAGTTAGTTGGAGAAGGTTTACCACTAGGTAGCCTTTGGTATAGCGAATATTTAGATGAGTAA
- a CDS encoding DUF4276 family protein encodes MHFEILVEDSSGKEALNILLPKILNNEHTFKIHSYKGVGHIPKSLKIADAKTTALLNKLPRLVSGYAKSFKNYPAVLFIICDLDNKNLKKFNHELTTLVNKYKGQLNTEICFAIEEGEAWLLGDISAIKQAYPNANDSILCSYKNDAICGTWETLANAIYDGGAGKLKTKGYQEIGTMKSEWAKKICQFMDINNNQSPSFNYFLKKLTQYIN; translated from the coding sequence ATGCACTTTGAAATTCTAGTCGAAGATAGCTCTGGAAAAGAAGCTTTAAATATTTTGCTCCCGAAAATCCTTAATAATGAACATACATTTAAAATACACTCATATAAAGGAGTAGGCCACATTCCTAAGAGCTTAAAAATTGCAGACGCTAAAACTACAGCTCTCTTAAATAAATTACCTAGATTAGTAAGTGGATACGCAAAGTCATTTAAAAATTATCCAGCTGTTCTTTTCATTATTTGCGATCTTGATAACAAAAATCTAAAAAAATTTAACCATGAATTAACTACATTAGTTAATAAATATAAGGGGCAACTAAACACAGAAATTTGTTTTGCAATAGAGGAAGGAGAAGCATGGCTATTGGGAGATATATCTGCAATAAAACAAGCGTATCCAAATGCTAATGATTCTATCTTATGTAGCTATAAAAATGATGCAATTTGTGGGACATGGGAAACTTTAGCAAATGCAATATATGACGGTGGTGCAGGTAAATTAAAGACCAAAGGATATCAAGAGATTGGTACTATGAAATCTGAGTGGGCAAAGAAGATCTGCCAATTCATGGATATCAACAATAATCAATCTCCCAGCTTTAATTATTTCCTAAAAAAATTAACGCAGTATATAAATTAG
- the tehA gene encoding dicarboxylate transporter/tellurite-resistance protein TehA, which yields MSTTKPFPLPTGYFGIPLGLSALSLAWWHLSHFFPWAENISDSLGIIAVVIWIIFIAMYGYKLRYYFHEVREEYQCPVRFSFIALIPITTMLAGDIIYRWNLVIAEIMIWIGVIGQLLFSSLRISELWKGGVFEQKSTRPPFYLPAVAANFTAGSSLALLGYQDLGYLFFGAGLIAWIIFEPILLQHLRISSLEPPFRATMGIVLAPAFVGASAYLSLNQGEVDTFVKILWGYGFLQLFFLLRLFPWIIEKGLNIGLWAFSFGLASMANSAISFYHNHILSSVAIAAFIFANLMIGLLGVMTLWKLIKEEFRIK from the coding sequence ATGAGTACAACCAAACCCTTTCCTTTACCTACCGGCTATTTCGGTATCCCTCTAGGCTTATCCGCATTGTCTTTAGCTTGGTGGCACTTGAGCCATTTCTTCCCTTGGGCGGAAAATATCAGTGATAGTTTAGGCATTATCGCAGTGGTGATTTGGATAATATTTATTGCGATGTATGGATATAAACTTCGTTATTACTTCCACGAAGTGAGGGAAGAATACCAATGCCCTGTGCGTTTTTCTTTTATTGCATTGATTCCTATCACGACAATGCTGGCAGGAGATATTATTTATCGTTGGAATCTTGTTATCGCAGAAATAATGATCTGGATTGGTGTTATCGGGCAATTATTGTTTTCTTCTTTAAGAATCAGTGAGCTTTGGAAAGGCGGTGTTTTTGAACAGAAATCGACCCGCCCTCCGTTTTATTTACCTGCCGTTGCGGCGAATTTCACTGCCGGAAGCTCCCTTGCGTTACTCGGCTATCAGGATCTTGGTTATTTATTCTTTGGAGCAGGCTTGATTGCGTGGATTATTTTTGAGCCGATTCTACTCCAACATTTACGTATTTCATCTTTAGAACCGCCGTTCCGTGCGACCATGGGAATTGTTCTTGCCCCCGCTTTTGTAGGTGCCTCGGCTTATTTATCGCTAAATCAAGGGGAGGTTGATACTTTTGTTAAAATTCTATGGGGATACGGCTTTTTACAGCTTTTCTTTTTACTACGCCTTTTCCCATGGATTATCGAAAAAGGCTTAAATATCGGCTTATGGGCATTTTCATTCGGTTTAGCTTCAATGGCGAATAGTGCGATTTCCTTTTATCACAATCATATTTTGAGCAGTGTTGCCATTGCAGCCTTTATTTTTGCAAATTTGATGATTGGATTGCTTGGGGTGATGACATTGTGGAAGTTGATAAAGGAAGAATTTAGAATTAAGTAA
- the rpoC gene encoding DNA-directed RNA polymerase subunit beta': MKDLVKFLKAQSKTSEDFDVIKIGLASPDMIRSWSFGEVKKPETINYRTFKPERDGLFCARIFGPVKDYECLCGKYKRLKHRGVICEKCGVEVTQTKVRRERMGHIELASPVAHIWFLKSLPSRIGLLLDMPLRDIERVLYFEMYIVTEPGMTDLERGQLLTEEQYLEAEDRWQDEFEAKMGAEAIQDLLKGMDLEVECEKLREELQETNSETKRKKITKRLKLLEAFVQSGNKPEWMVMTVLPVLPPDLRPLVPLDGGRFATSDLNDLYRRVINRNNRLKRLLDLIAPDIIVRNEKRMLQESVDALLDNGRRGRAITGSNRRPLKSLADMIKGKQGRFRQNLLGKRVDYSGRSVITVGPYLHLHQCGLPKKMALELFRPFIYAKLESRGYATTIKAAKKMVEREDAIVWDILAEVIREHPILLNRAPTLHRLGIQAFEPILIEGKAIQLHPLVCAAFNADFDGDQMAVHVPLTLEAQLEARALMMSTNNVLSPANGDPIIVPSQDVVLGLYYMTREKVNGKGEGMLLQDPREAEKAYRTGQAELHSRVKVRVTEYVKNEAGEFDAKTTLTDTTIGRAILWMIAPQGMPYSLFNQTLGKKAISKLINEAYRRLGLKEAVMFADQIMYTGFAYAARSGSSVGIDDMVIPEKKYEIISAAEEEVAEIQEQFQSGLVTAGERYNKVIDIWAAANERVAKAMMENLSTEEVINREGNPEKQASFNSIFMMADSGARGSAAQIRQLAGMRGLMARPDGSIIETPITANFREGLNVLQYFISTHGARKGLADTALKTANSGYLTRRLVDVAQDLVIVEDDCGTHEGLVMTPLIEGGDEKVPLRELVLGRVAAEDIYKPGTEEVLIGRNTLLDEKLCDVLDENSVDSVKVRSVVTCDTDFGVCAKCYGRDLARGHLINQGEAIGVIAAQSIGEPGTQLTMRTFHIGGAASAAAKESSVQVKNTGTLHLANAKFVTNDEGKLVLTSRNTELTVTDVFGRTKEHYKVPYGAVLNKADGQEVNAGETVANWDPHTMPVVSEVAGFVKFIDIVDGLTVTRQTDELTGLSSIVVQDVGERATAGKDLRPTIKLVDAKGNDIFLPETDVIAQYFLPGKAIVSLDDGAAVKVGEPLARIPQESVGTKDITGGLPRVADLFEARKPKEPAILAEISGVVSFGKETKGKRRLLITPIEGEVYEEMIPKWRQLNVFEGEMVERGDVISDGAETPHDILRLRGVRAVTEYIVNEVQDVYRLQGVKINDKHIEVIVRQMLRKAIITNAYDSEFLEGEQVEVARVKIVNRKRVAEGKPPVEFERELLGITKASLATESFISAASFQETTRVLTEAAVAGKRDELRGLKENVIVGRLIPAGTGFAYHQNRIKNRQKALESSVKAIEETPVSSFVTDADIEAEFEFVADDATQSLAALLNSEMED, encoded by the coding sequence GTGAAAGACTTAGTTAAGTTTTTAAAAGCACAATCAAAAACCAGTGAAGATTTTGATGTGATTAAAATTGGGTTGGCCTCACCGGATATGATTCGTTCATGGTCGTTCGGTGAAGTGAAAAAACCTGAAACCATTAACTACCGTACATTTAAGCCTGAACGTGACGGTCTTTTCTGTGCGCGTATCTTCGGGCCGGTAAAAGATTACGAATGTTTATGTGGTAAATATAAGCGTTTAAAACATCGTGGTGTAATTTGTGAAAAATGTGGTGTAGAAGTTACCCAAACCAAAGTTCGCCGTGAACGTATGGGGCATATTGAGTTAGCCTCACCTGTGGCACACATTTGGTTCTTAAAATCACTTCCGTCCCGTATCGGTTTATTACTTGATATGCCGTTGCGTGATATTGAACGTGTACTTTATTTTGAAATGTACATCGTTACCGAACCGGGCATGACGGACTTGGAACGTGGTCAATTGTTAACTGAAGAACAATACCTTGAAGCAGAAGATCGTTGGCAAGATGAATTTGAAGCGAAAATGGGTGCGGAAGCTATCCAAGATCTTTTAAAAGGTATGGATCTTGAGGTGGAATGTGAAAAATTACGTGAAGAATTACAAGAAACCAATTCCGAAACCAAACGTAAAAAAATCACTAAACGCTTAAAATTATTAGAAGCCTTCGTCCAATCCGGCAATAAACCGGAATGGATGGTGATGACCGTATTACCGGTTCTTCCACCTGATTTGCGTCCGTTAGTACCACTTGATGGGGGGCGTTTTGCCACTTCAGATTTGAACGACTTGTATCGCCGTGTTATCAACCGTAATAACCGTTTAAAACGTTTATTGGATTTAATCGCGCCGGATATTATCGTACGTAACGAAAAACGTATGTTACAAGAATCTGTGGATGCGTTGTTGGATAATGGTCGTCGTGGTCGTGCAATCACCGGTTCTAACCGTCGTCCGCTGAAATCATTAGCGGATATGATTAAAGGTAAACAAGGTCGTTTCCGTCAAAACTTACTTGGTAAACGTGTGGATTATTCCGGTCGTTCCGTAATCACTGTAGGTCCATACTTACATTTACACCAATGCGGTTTGCCGAAAAAAATGGCACTGGAATTATTCCGTCCGTTTATCTATGCGAAATTAGAAAGCCGTGGTTATGCAACTACCATTAAAGCGGCGAAGAAAATGGTTGAGCGTGAAGACGCTATCGTATGGGATATTCTTGCGGAAGTTATTCGCGAACACCCGATTCTTTTGAACCGTGCGCCGACACTTCACCGTTTAGGTATCCAAGCCTTTGAACCGATTTTGATCGAAGGTAAAGCGATTCAATTACACCCGCTTGTTTGTGCGGCGTTTAATGCGGACTTCGATGGTGACCAAATGGCGGTTCACGTTCCATTAACCTTGGAAGCACAACTGGAAGCGCGTGCGTTGATGATGTCAACCAACAACGTACTTTCACCGGCAAACGGTGATCCGATTATCGTTCCGTCACAAGACGTGGTGTTGGGTCTTTACTATATGACCCGTGAAAAAGTGAACGGTAAAGGCGAAGGAATGCTATTGCAAGACCCACGTGAGGCGGAAAAAGCATACCGCACCGGTCAGGCGGAATTACATTCTCGTGTAAAAGTACGTGTTACCGAATATGTGAAAAATGAAGCAGGCGAATTTGATGCGAAAACCACATTGACGGATACCACTATCGGCCGTGCAATTTTGTGGATGATTGCACCACAAGGTATGCCGTATTCATTATTCAATCAAACCTTAGGTAAAAAAGCCATTTCAAAATTGATTAACGAGGCTTATCGCCGTTTAGGTTTAAAAGAAGCGGTAATGTTTGCAGACCAAATTATGTACACCGGTTTTGCTTACGCAGCACGTTCAGGTTCATCTGTCGGTATTGACGATATGGTGATTCCTGAGAAGAAATACGAAATTATTTCTGCGGCGGAAGAAGAAGTGGCGGAAATTCAAGAACAATTCCAATCGGGTCTTGTTACCGCAGGTGAACGTTATAATAAAGTAATCGATATTTGGGCTGCTGCGAATGAACGCGTCGCAAAAGCAATGATGGAAAACCTTTCAACGGAAGAAGTTATCAACCGTGAAGGTAATCCTGAAAAACAAGCTTCATTCAATAGCATCTTTATGATGGCGGATTCCGGTGCGCGTGGTTCTGCGGCACAGATTCGTCAGTTAGCCGGTATGCGTGGTTTGATGGCTCGTCCGGACGGCTCGATTATTGAAACGCCGATCACCGCAAACTTCCGTGAAGGTTTGAACGTATTACAATACTTTATTTCCACTCACGGTGCGCGTAAAGGTTTGGCGGATACCGCATTGAAAACGGCAAACTCCGGTTATTTAACCCGTCGTTTGGTTGACGTAGCACAAGATTTAGTGATCGTTGAAGACGACTGTGGCACGCACGAAGGTCTTGTAATGACCCCGTTAATCGAAGGTGGTGATGAAAAAGTACCACTTCGCGAGTTAGTATTAGGTCGTGTTGCGGCTGAAGATATTTACAAACCGGGTACGGAAGAAGTTTTAATTGGACGTAACACATTATTAGATGAAAAACTCTGTGATGTGTTAGATGAAAACTCCGTAGATAGCGTAAAAGTACGTTCGGTTGTAACCTGTGATACCGACTTCGGTGTATGTGCGAAATGTTACGGTCGTGACTTGGCTCGTGGTCATTTGATCAACCAAGGTGAAGCTATCGGTGTTATTGCGGCACAATCAATCGGTGAACCGGGTACACAGTTAACCATGCGTACGTTCCATATCGGTGGTGCGGCATCTGCGGCGGCTAAAGAATCTAGCGTACAGGTGAAAAATACCGGTACTTTACATTTAGCTAACGCAAAATTCGTAACGAATGATGAAGGCAAATTGGTCTTAACTTCACGTAACACCGAATTAACGGTTACAGATGTATTCGGTCGTACCAAAGAACATTATAAAGTGCCTTACGGTGCAGTATTGAATAAAGCTGACGGTCAAGAAGTAAATGCAGGCGAAACGGTTGCAAACTGGGATCCGCATACTATGCCGGTTGTATCCGAAGTGGCAGGTTTTGTGAAATTCATTGATATTGTGGATGGTTTAACCGTAACACGTCAAACTGATGAATTAACAGGTCTTTCTTCTATTGTGGTACAAGATGTAGGTGAACGTGCGACTGCCGGTAAAGATTTGCGTCCAACCATCAAATTGGTTGATGCGAAGGGCAATGACATCTTCTTGCCTGAAACCGATGTTATTGCGCAATATTTCTTACCGGGTAAAGCTATCGTCAGCTTAGATGATGGCGCCGCAGTGAAAGTGGGTGAACCATTGGCACGTATTCCGCAAGAATCTGTGGGTACGAAAGATATTACCGGTGGTCTTCCACGCGTAGCGGATCTCTTTGAAGCCCGTAAACCGAAAGAGCCTGCAATTTTGGCAGAAATCTCGGGTGTCGTCTCATTCGGTAAAGAAACCAAAGGCAAACGCCGTTTACTGATCACCCCGATTGAAGGTGAAGTGTACGAAGAAATGATTCCTAAATGGCGTCAGCTTAACGTATTTGAAGGTGAGATGGTAGAGCGTGGCGATGTGATCTCCGATGGTGCAGAAACCCCACACGATATCTTACGTTTACGCGGTGTACGTGCAGTAACCGAGTATATCGTGAACGAAGTACAAGATGTTTACCGCTTACAAGGGGTAAAAATCAACGATAAACACATTGAGGTTATCGTTCGCCAAATGTTGCGTAAAGCGATTATTACCAATGCCTATGACTCCGAATTCCTCGAAGGGGAACAAGTAGAAGTTGCGCGCGTGAAAATCGTGAACCGTAAACGTGTTGCAGAGGGTAAACCACCTGTTGAGTTCGAACGTGAGCTATTGGGTATCACCAAAGCTTCTCTTGCGACGGAATCCTTCATTTCTGCGGCATCATTCCAAGAAACAACCCGCGTATTGACGGAAGCGGCGGTCGCAGGTAAACGTGATGAATTACGCGGCTTGAAAGAAAACGTCATAGTAGGTCGTTTGATTCCGGCGGGTACCGGTTTTGCGTATCACCAAAATCGCATTAAAAACCGCCAAAAAGCATTGGAGTCATCAGTGAAAGCGATTGAAGAAACACCGGTTTCATCTTTTGTGACAGATGCGGACATCGAAGCGGAATTTGAATTTGTCGCTGACGATGCAACCCAAAGTCTTGCCGCATTATTAAATTCCGAAATGGAAGATTAA